The nucleotide window TCAGTGTTCTGGGTCAAATCGAGGtataaatcacaatcatatAGAAAAGTGGTACAATGTGTTTTGTTGGTGCCTTTTGGTTAAAACATAGGAATTATAGTGTGCCCAAGCAACACTAGGTCTGCCTTACTGAACAGTAGGCTACTAGTGTTCTGTATCCTATACTGTTCTATATATGTCACAGGGGCTAAATAAGCTTTACTTCCAGGTCATCCAGTTTTCCTTCATGATCTCTTGGAGGACAGTATCTTGTTCCTGCCACAGGTGGAGATGCCACCCAGGGTGAGTTACACCTCTTATCTTCCTTTGTCTGTCTGACCTCCTGGCTGGAAGTGTCTAACCACTTGCATAGCTCCAGGAGTCAATGGGGCCTACAGAAGTGTTAATGTTGCTGTCTGATTAAACAGAACCCTGAGCTGGTGGCTCGTCTGGAGAAGATCAAAGCCAAGCTGGCTAATGAGGAGTACAATAGGATCACACGAAACGTCAATGCACAGGTAAATACAAGCACTGTTATGTGCCATTTGTAACAAGCATAAGGACAGGTATATTTGATTCTTGATACTGCTCCTCTTGACCGTTTCCTAGCGGTCTAACTCCTGTGTGGTGGTTCTAATAAATATTGGTACCAGATAGGAACTCTGGTCCAATGATTTGTGAGCACTGAACACAGAAAGGAAAAATTGTGTACACTATACAGTTTTAGATTTTCAAGAGAAAAATACATTCAACTATATGTTTGCGTTTGGGTGGGGGTTATAGTTATAAAAGAATAACAGTATGTCTTGGATGATTTTGTGTTCTCCAGGAAATCAATCGCCATGGCACTTTAGCAGACTTTGGAAGGGAAGGTTGGTGTCCATACAACACTGAGCATACCTGACTTAAATATCTCCAACCCTAACTTCTATCACTCTGAACCTAACCCTCTCACCCTATCTATTGTGTGACTatcttatctctgtctctcctcagtgcGGTCCGTCAAGGCAGTTGTTGTAACAGTCTTCAACTTCCTGGTGACAGTAGCAGCTACGTTTGGCTGTTCCTACATGGGCAGCCAGTACCTGTTTACAGAGACAGCAGCAGTACGCACATTATGTTGTGTATATATCTGTTGTatgtggggttgtgtgtgttcttgagAATGATAtatgctgtctgtgtgtttcagagggTGATAGCTGCTGTGATCGCTGCCTCTGTGGTGGGCCTAGCAGAACTCTATGTTCTAGTGAGGACAATGGAGGGGGAGCTTGGAGAGCCCTAGGATCtgtggaaggagaaggagaaacccTGTCAACCATTGGAGT belongs to Hypomesus transpacificus isolate Combined female chromosome 15, fHypTra1, whole genome shotgun sequence and includes:
- the tmem199 gene encoding transmembrane protein 199 encodes the protein MASSFVIGAKFRERLNDFLGQSNLTVPPELREELRNIVEKEEPSTLTFRTARTIHKCLQENGHPVFLHDLLEDSILFLPQVEMPPRNPELVARLEKIKAKLANEEYNRITRNVNAQEINRHGTLADFGREVRSVKAVVVTVFNFLVTVAATFGCSYMGSQYLFTETAARVIAAVIAASVVGLAELYVLVRTMEGELGEP